In Lolium rigidum isolate FL_2022 chromosome 7, APGP_CSIRO_Lrig_0.1, whole genome shotgun sequence, the DNA window CGGAGCTCCGGGACGCTCCTCGAGGAACCGAGGTATCTATCTATCCTTCCCTGTTCGTCTCTGCTTGATCTTTCTGGCCAATCAATGGCGTCCTGTCAAGCTAAAAAGCTCATGGATTCCCTATGTCTCACGTGCAGACAGGGACGCCGTGCCGGACAACCGCGCCGGTCAAGCTCGCCGCTCCCGCTCCCGTCGGCGGCAGAGGTAATCAAGACAAGGTTCGTTTCAAGTTTTCAACACACCCTGTGCAACTATCTCTCTCCAGCAAAGTCATGAACATCATGATTGTTAAATGGTTAATTAGCGCATGCAGAAACGGGGAATTGAGAATGTCTGACCTGGCAGCAGCAAAAGTTTAAACCGCGGCAGTAAACCAAAACAAAACGCCGAGTGACGTGAGGCACAGGATCTGCGTTTGCACCGGGCCCCACAGTTGTTGGGATTGCGTACGAGGGCATAATTTTAGCTCCACGAATATCCGAGTCCAGAACGAATATCCGCTTCCAAATATTCCTCGCAAATACTCTATTCTTAGCATCTCCTCGCTCAGCCGGCTGCAGCAAATCCGCGGACCGGGGGAACCTTTTTTCTTATCTTTTGCGTGGAGAGCCGGGGAACTTAGGTGTGTGCCGTCACCTCCCGGTATGAACAAGGAGATCATTTGCAAAACTGAACGACCATGCGTAGGCTTATATATATCTGGATATATATCATCCAAATTTTACATTGTGACTGAACTTTGAGAACATGTACTTTCTTTTTTGCACCATGTGAACAATGTTTTTTTTACATGAATTGGGCATATTTATAGTATTGTACGCACGCATTCAAAATCGACTGATACTTTACTAAGCGTCGGTCGACTCAGACTTAGCAcctctttggaaaaatgaaaagggTCAATCTATATATTTGATTAGTGTGACCATCTTATCGTCCCTCGGCGCCGCCGCAATTTCTCGGTGTGGGCTCGATGAACATCGCCCAATGTTAACATTGGGTGAAAATCTTCTTTACCTCAGAATGCTTTGATGGCTGGCCGAGCCTTTGGTGGTCGGTACGCTCTTGAAGGGACCATCTTAAATTTCGTTTTTCCCTTGTTCAAACGACATTGTGGATGTCGCCTTTTGGAGTTTGCACCCTCACATATGTGTTGGCGACAAGCAACCACTTTCTGACAGGGCATTTGCATTCAAATTTTGCGCCGTGTTGTGGTGCATACTCACTACACCACAATGTTGCCGCCCGACATTCCTTCTTCTTTGGCTGCATAATGTATACTTTTGCAAAGTTAGATGTGCTAGGTGGTAGTTTTACTTGAAGATGATGGATATGGCCGTTGCCCCTctgatttttgtttgtttgttttcatTCACATTGTTATTGTATGTGTCAATTGATGTGTCAAGTTTACAAAATTAGCATTTTAAAAAAGTACCGTGAAAGCCTCGAACTAGCAAATTAGACAGGTTTCATGTCTTACTAATTTCCACCGTAATTTCTAGCCAGACGCTGCAAATGATGTGGCTCCTTCTGATTGCTACTGGAAGCTTTGTCATAATTTTCGGCTATATAATTATATTATTCCACGATGGCGTTGAAGTATCAAGATTCGGAAGCACGTTCTCCACTGCTTTGTAAGTCAAGTTAAGAAAAATAAGTTAGTCAAACAAAAGCTAGTTCTCCGTGATGACATTACGCCCCTAGTGCTAGGAGGAGAGCTACTCCGAATTAGGCACCACAAGATGAGATGACCGTAGGTGCGTGCCGTGTGTGACCTCACCGGGGAAAGAGGCGATCCAGCGGCAGCCCACGGACACCACGAGCAGCCAAAAGAGACGCTGTCTGCAAAACCTGTATAAAAGACGAGCAGCTCCTCGGAAGCCACGGCCGAGGCGCCTCAGAAAGCTGCCCTCCACAGTTCCACGGTCTGCGCTCCCCAAGAAATTCTCCTCCAGTCGCACCGCCAGACGACCCGACTATCGCCAatagccggagaagaagaagaacagcctCTCTTTCTTGGACAGCATCAAGAGCCAGTACTTCCTCTCAGCAGGTAATTGCTCTCCGAATTTGCCTGAATAATCTCGTCGTTGCTTGCGGTTCCGCATCACCAATCTTTCAGAAATTCAGACAACGGATCGCCCCTCATTTACGTATGCCCTGCAAGTTGCAAGTTCGGGGCAACCTTGGTCCTGCTCATTCCGCTTTCCGTTTCTTTCTGAAGAGTGCGATCTCCGTTGGTTCGGTTGCTTCTGTTGGCCGGCTGGTCTTGGCTTGCTTGCAAGATTGGACTTGTCCCGCTTTCCCTTTATATTCATGCCGTTGAGCTAATGCTAACAGGACATGTCGCACGTACGCATCTATGTACCTTGTCttctattcttcttcttcttcccattGCTGAACTGGAGGTGAGGTGATGCTTGCTGTGGTTGCCTGGTTGGGGATGCTTTTTCCTTTGTTGGTGCCATTATTTCAGTCGCTCGAGAAAGGTTCAGCTGCAGTTCTTGATCTTTGAATTCAATAGATGTGGCCCCCTTTTACTATGTAATAATGATTTTTTCCAATTAATTTGAAGTTAATGCGACCTGTATCAGGATACTCGTTGTTTTCTCTGCTCCATGCTTAGTGCAGTATCTGAAGGGTGCTTGGTTTTAATTTGATCACTGCTTGGCTATGCTAATAGGTTTGATTTTGATGAGAGGTGCACATTTGTAGGTAGGAGGTATGCTGATGTCAATGGCCGCTCAAATAGATGAATCAGCGAGTCAAAATTGTGCATATCGTATCATCCCACCGAATCTAACTAAAAAAACTCACCTAATGATTTATATGTGGGTATATTTTTAGACAATGGATTTTTTATTGAATCCATGGAAATGCAATGTAGTTTTATATTCTAGTAGTACAATTCATTTTGCTCACAGGAGCCAACTAGTCCTTGCCTCCAATAATTCATCCACATACTGATACATGATTATTACTTCTGGTTGCATTTGTTTGTGCCTGTCACTGTCATTTTCTTCGCTGGAAGTTTCCCATTTATGTCAAGTTATCAGCTCTctgatctcatggataatactgaCGTTTGCTCTAATTTGGTCTTTTCAGATAAGGCCATAATACCAGCCGGCCTTCTTTCCCCGCTATAGTAACAGTTTTGGTGAAATCAAATTCAGGTTCACTGATGGGTTCCTCAGGTGAACCCAGAAGCAAAATGGGCACCATAAAGCCCTTGGGGATTCAGCTCTTCGAGTGTGTCCGGGGTGGACCTCTCTCCTTCAGATCATCTCAGGCTCTTGTATTGGTACTGACATTCCTATCCTACGCTAGCTACCATGCCACTAGGAAAACTACAAGCATTGTCAAGAGCGTTCTTGATCCCAAGACGGCAAACCTTGGCATGTTGCACTGGCCCAGTCAGCAGTATCTTCAGGACCTACAAGGTGCAGGGAACAACACGGCTCTAACCAGTGGGTGGGCTCCATTCAATGGCGACGGTGGCACCGCGTTGCTCGGCGAGATCGACTTGGCCTTCCTCGGGGTATATGCGATCGGCATGTTCTTCGCTGGCCATTTGGGTGACCGGGTGGATCTGAGGATCCTTCTCACAGTCGGAATGGTAGGAACCGGGCTGTTCACCACTGCCTTCGGAGCTGGATACTGGCTCAACATACACAGCTTCTACTACTTTCTGGCCGTCCAGATGATCGCCGGCCTGTTTCAGTCGACCGGCTGGCCGTCGGTGGTGGCGGTAGTGGGCAACTGGTTCGGCAAGAGCAAGAGGGGGCTGATCATGGGAATCTGGAACGCTCACACGTCTGTGGGGAACATATCTGGCTCTCTGATCGCTGCTGCCATGctgaagtttggatggagttggtCATTTGCAGTGCCTGGTGCTATGATCGCGTTGGTTGGGCTCGCCGTGTTCCTGTTCTTGCCTGTTGATCCGGAGGTGATCGGGATCGAGGACGATCGCCATGTGAGGGATTATGAGAAGAATGACACGGACGTTCCTCTGTTGGAGGGACGATCAGATTCGAGAGACGGGGCAGTGGGGTTCATTCAGGCATGGAGGATTCCTGGCGTTGCTCCGTTCGCTCTCTGCCTCTTCTTCTGCAAGCTTGTCGCCTACACGTTCCTCTACTGGCTTCCATTCTATCTGAGCCACACAGGTGCGTTTTGATCAATATGATGCTCTCGTAGAATTTAATCTTTTAGAGCTCATCTGCACATGGAgagaaaaaaaggaagaagaatcGTTTACCTGACCACCGTTTTGTCCCCCACATTTCAGAGATCGGAGGAGAATATCTGTCAGACTCTGCTGCCGGGGTACTGTCGACTCTGTTCGACGTGGGTGGCGTCGTCGGCGGCATTCTGGCCGGGCACATATCCGACCGCCTCGACGCGCGGGCGGTGACGGCGGCGAGCTTCACCTTCTGCGCGATACCGGCTCTCTTCGTCTACCGCATATACGGGAGCATCTCGCTGACGTGGAACGCCGCGCTCATGTTGCTCACGGGGGTGCTGGTGAACGGCCCCTACGCGCTTATCACCACCGCCGTCTCGGCCGACCTCGGCACGCACAGCTCGCTGAACGGCAACTCCCGCGCGCTGGCCACCGTGACGGCGATCATCGACGGGACCGGGTCCATCGGCGCCGCTGTCGGCCCGCTGCTGACAGGCTACATCTCGGCCAGGAGCTGGAGCGGCGTGTTCACGATGCTGATGGTGTCAGCGCTCATCGCCGGGCTGTTGCTGTCGAGGCTGGTGGTGGCCGAGATCTCCGCGAAGATGGAGGCACGCAGGAGGACTGATCCCGCGAGCGATCTGCCCGTGTCCTCCTTGGAAGAACCTTAGGCGCCGCTGAAGATGGTTGGATATACATACTTGGACAGACCAAGACGATGCACGGCTGTGAATTTGGGATTGGGACAAGGTGTGGCGGGAAGAGCCAACTCCCCTCTGATTTTAGGACCGAGGTGTAGGTGCTCTTCAGTCAAAGGGTTGTAGCGTCTTGTTGCTTCTGAACGTTCTTGTGTCGTGCTGTGCATATGTGGGTGATTACTACGCTGAATTCGATCAGAGAGAAAGTGCGAATGATTGCATTGTCTTTTGTAtcagtggaagtctgaaagaTTCAGCGAGGAGATCACCGGAATTGCGCACTATCTCTAGCCTCCTCGGAAAAAAGTGTAGTACTCTCTCCAATCTAGATTAGTTGCCGCATATTTAGACAAAATATTGCTTGAAATCTATCTAGATTCATTGAAGCCGCAGATCTAAATATATTTTCTAACAAGATAACACACCATGCTTTGGGAGTACCTATTTGACCTACAGGAGGCCCATTTTATGAATTTCGAATTTATATATTTTAATGAACTTGTCATAATTATAATATTCATACTGTTCAAAATAATCTGTCATGTGGATCAAGATAAATGTTCATGCGGCTCAACATAATTATTCATGACGATCAAACTAAGTCTTCATGTACCTCAAAATAAATGTTTATTCAACCCGAATAAATTGTACAACATAAAAGTTATTAGTACGATTataaaaactaaaataataaataaaccaaagtaaagaaaaaagaaagataatagaaagaggaaaaaaagaaaaccaataaattaagataaatataaaaattaatatacattacaataaaataaataaataaataaataaatttaaaGTACACAAAAAACATAgacaattttttttatcttgcTATAGATAggctgacgagggatcacctcggcaatgcctacgtagaatagggtttcgggagagagcgacgatggagatttcggggacgagattaggcacacgacgtacccagcttcgggtcccctcggtggaggatccctacgtgctgctagcaatccactatatgaacacaagtatctttacagggtgccaccatcggcgtagctatgttatctatctctatgtctatatcttggcctctttatttcgggcgccctggctagctttatatatgcaaccagcctagggttttacaagagtcctagtcaactacttcttcgggttgccttgttgggctttctccatattgggccgagccgatccaggtataccaataatgggtacccgaagggtatacccatgtcggtagccccgagtgtctagggaagtcgaagacttgcgtagagactccaagcataatcatctccaaaggcgaggtccatgtcgtagatcatgtgtagcataaATGATGTCGATGtttctcgaagttatttttctatcgggtgcgcgatagcgctcccgatgggagtagcccccgagtctatgtgtaagtgcttgcacttaggcatagactcaagttgtactactcaatgaagaacttaactatatttctggaggacttgatgaaatccatgtgctccctatgggagtaggctccactcgagtcgtagaatcgagttgagtctacaaaccttgattgtcatagatgctgtcgaagttatttttctatcgggtgcgcggccagcgctcccgatgggagtagcccccgaggctacaaccaagtgtttgcacttgggtgtaggctcaacttgcttttaatcgacaccatgatgcgcgtagatgtacacgtccgttgggaaccccaagaggaaggtatgatgcgcacagcagcaagttttccctcagtaagaaaccaaggttatcgaaccagtaggagccaagaagcacgtgaaggttgttggtggaggaatgtagtgcggcgcaacaccagtgaaaccggcgccaacgtggaacctgcacaacacaatcaaagtactttgccccaacgtaacagatgaggttgtcaatctcaccggcttgctgaaaacaaaggattaagcgtatcgagtggaagatggtgtttgtttgcaaagaacaatgaaagcgatagaatgtattcagatgtaaaagaatggaccggggtccacggttcactagtggtgtctctccaataagataactaacatgctgggtgaacaaattacaggcgagcaattgacaaataaagattcaatacatatcaatgatgattactatgtgatttaatcagggcattacgacaaagtacgtagaccgctatccagcatgcatctatgcctaaataatccaccttcaggttatcatccgaaccccttccagtattaagttgcgaacaacagataattgcattaagtatggtgcgtaatgtaatcaacaccaatatccttagacaaagcatcaatgttttatccctagtagcaacagcacatccacaaccttagaacctactttcacgatcccagattcaatggaggcatgaacccactatcgagcataattactccctcttggagttacaagtatcaacttggccagagcctctactagcaacgaagagcatgcaagaacataaacaacacatatatgatagattgataatcaacttaacataatattctatattcatcggatctcgccaaacacaacatgtagcattacaaatagatgatcttgatcatgttaggcagctcacaagatctaatacaatgaaagcacaagcggagaagacaaccatctagctactgctatggacccatagtccaaggatgaactactcacgcatcaatcgggaggcgggcatgatgatgtagagcccctccggtgatgattcccctctccggcgagggtgccggaggcgatcttctgaatcccccgagatgggattcgcggcggcggcctctcagtaatgttttccgtatcgtggctctcgatacagggggtttcgcgacggaggctttaagtaggcggaagggtaggtcaaagggcgacgcgagggggccacacaccaggccggcgcggccagggcttaggccgcgccgccttggtgtggcaccacctcgtggccccacttccttttcctttaggtcttctggaagcttcgtgcaaaaataggaccctgggcgttgatttcgtccaattccgagaatatttccttactaggatttctgaaacca includes these proteins:
- the LOC124675435 gene encoding putative glycerol-3-phosphate transporter 1 translates to MGSSGEPRSKMGTIKPLGIQLFECVRGGPLSFRSSQALVLVLTFLSYASYHATRKTTSIVKSVLDPKTANLGMLHWPSQQYLQDLQGAGNNTALTSGWAPFNGDGGTALLGEIDLAFLGVYAIGMFFAGHLGDRVDLRILLTVGMVGTGLFTTAFGAGYWLNIHSFYYFLAVQMIAGLFQSTGWPSVVAVVGNWFGKSKRGLIMGIWNAHTSVGNISGSLIAAAMLKFGWSWSFAVPGAMIALVGLAVFLFLPVDPEVIGIEDDRHVRDYEKNDTDVPLLEGRSDSRDGAVGFIQAWRIPGVAPFALCLFFCKLVAYTFLYWLPFYLSHTEIGGEYLSDSAAGVLSTLFDVGGVVGGILAGHISDRLDARAVTAASFTFCAIPALFVYRIYGSISLTWNAALMLLTGVLVNGPYALITTAVSADLGTHSSLNGNSRALATVTAIIDGTGSIGAAVGPLLTGYISARSWSGVFTMLMVSALIAGLLLSRLVVAEISAKMEARRRTDPASDLPVSSLEEP